The region CGCTGTCGCCGTCGATAGAACCAAAGTTACCCTGACCATCTTCAAGCGGGTAGCGAAGAGAGAAATCCTGGGCCATACGAACCATTGTTTCGTAAACAGCCGAGTCACCATGCGGATGGTATTTACCGATAACGTCACCCACCACACGGGCAGATTTCAAATACGGTCTGTTATGACGGTTGTTCATTTCACTTTGTGCGAAAAGAACGCGACGATGTACGGGTTTCAAACCATCGCGTACGTCTGGAAGTGCACGCCCCACGATGACTGACATCGAATATTGAAGGTATGCTCCGCGCATTTCCTTACTGATATCGACAACCGTGACGCCTTTTTCTTGATTACTATTTTCCATATTCTATCACCAATACCTAAAAATTAAACGTCAAGGCTACGAGCAAGTAGAGCGTTTTCGTGGATAAAGTTACGACGTGGCTCGACCATCTCACCCATCAAGATTGAGAACGTTTCATCAGCCGCTACAGCGTCTTCGATTGAAACTCTCAAAAGAGTTCTGTTTTCCTTGTTCAGTGTCGTTTCCCACAACTGCTCAGGATTCATCTCTCCCAATCCTTTGTATCGTTGGATGTAGATTCCTTTTTTCGTAGATTCCATCACGTGTTCATAGAACTCATTGTAGCTTTCGAATTGAATTTCGTTTTCGCCCTCAATGATTGTCAGTGGCAATGTACTGATGCCTTGGATTTCACCCCAGATTTTACGAAGCTCGATCATTTCTGAAGAGCGCAGACTATCCAGGCTGAACTTTGTTGTCATGCGATCAGCATAACGAACTGTGTAGATATCAGCGTAAGGTTTTCCGGTGGCTTCATCTGGTTTAACTTCTGCCTTGAATTCTGTGATACCCAATTTTGGATCCGCATTCACCCAGGCAGTCATGTCAGCTAGAACTGATTTCAACTTACCTTCATCACCCAATGTTTTTTCAAGGTCAGCAACTTTGCTGAGCATGAAATACAAAACATCTTTGTCGTATTTCTTAGAAGAAACTCGGATCAAGCTGTTCAGTTTTTGGATGTTTAGGATCAACTGACGAAGATCCGCTTCGGGCAAGTTTTCTTTGCCTTTGATTTTGAAGTTATTAAGACCTGAGCTCAAAAGATACTCAGTCAACGCAGCTTCATTTTTCAAGTATGTTTCTTCTTTACCTTTTTTCGCGCGGTACAAAGGTGGTTGTGCGATATACACATAACCACGCTCAAGAACCAATGGCATTTGACGATAGAAGAACGTCAAAAGAAGAGTCATGATGTGGGATCCGTCGACGTCGGCATCGGTCATGATAATAATTTTGTGATAACGGATTTTATCCACGTTCACATTGTCTTTACCGATACCAGTTCCTAGTGCCGAGATAATGACTTTAATCTCTTCAGAGGAAATAATTTTATCAAAGCGCGCTTTTTCTACGTTTAGGATTTTACCTTTCAAAGGCAAAATCGCTTGCGTACGACGATCACGACCTTGTTTCGCGGAACCTCCCGCGGAGTCCCCTTCCACCAGGTAGAGTTCGCAAAGAGCTGGATCACGTTCTTGGCAGTCCGCCATTTTACCTGGCAGTGAACCACCATCCAACGCTGTCTTACGACGAGTCAGATCGCGAGCTTTACGAGCCGCCTCACGAGCACGTGCTGATTCCACACACTTCATGATGACGTTTTTCGAAACAGAAGGATTGCGATCCATCCAGTCAGCAAGTTTTTCATTCACCAAAGACTCGACGATACCTTTAACTTCGGCATTACCAAGTTTAGTTTTTGTTTGTCCTTCGAATTGCGGCTCGCGAACTTTAACAGAAATAACTGCTGCCAAACCTTCACGGATGTCTTCACCCTCAAGATTTGTTTTAAGATCTTTCAAAAGATTTTTTTCAGTGGCATACGCGTTGGTTGTACGAGTAAGTGCCGCACGGAAACCAACAAGGTGAGTACCACCTTCATGTGTGTTGATATTATTGCAATATGTGAAAATAGATTCTGAGTAAGAATCATTCCACTGCATGGCGATCTCAACTTCGACTTCGTCTTTTTCGCCTTTGAAATAAACCACTTCGTTATGAAGAGATTTTTTAGATTGATTCATGTACTTCACGAATTCCGCGACGCCTTCAGCGTATTGGAAATCTTGTTTCTTACCTGTGCGTTCGTCAGACAAAGAAATGTGAAGACCCGCATTTAGAAACGCAAGTTCACGGAAACGATTTGCAAGAGTCGCGAAATCGTAAGTCAAAGTTTCATCTTTGAAAATATCGCGATCTGGTTTGAAAGTTGTTTTCGTTCCCGTTTTTGTTGTCTCTTCGCCTTTTTCAATCGGCGCAAGGATTTTACCACGTTCGTAGTTCTGTCTCCAGAAGTGTCCTTCACGTTGAACTTCAACACTCACACGAGTGGAAAGGGCATTCACAACGGAAGCACCCACGCCATGCAGACCACCGGAAACTTTATAGCCACCGCCGTCGAATTTACCACCGGCGTGAAGTACGGTCATAACTAGTTCAAGTGCTGATTTACCAGTTTGTTTTTGAGTCGCAACAGGAATACCACGACCGTCATCTTCAACAGTGATGGACTCGTCCGCGTTGATAGAAACTTTGATTGTTTTGCAATATCCCGCAAGATGTTCGTCTACCGAGTTATCCACAATCTCATACACAAGGTGATGATAACCTTTAAACTGTGTATCACCGATATACATTCCGGGACGTTTACGAACCGCTTCGAGACCTTCAAGAACCTGAATTGAATCGGCTGAATAGGAAGCTGGTTGCTGTTGTTCTTCTGTAGACACTGAAACCCCTCATTGCTTTGCATACCACTCGACGCTGTCGAGTAAGTCGCGTTCATACATTCATCGCAGTTTTAAAAACTGAAACGACTAATCAAGAATTTGGCCATCCTTGATGCGCACAACGGAAAGCTGATCGAGGCTGAAAGAGTCGGGCAATGTGAAGTCTGTGGTCGTAACAAAAATTTGAGTGTTGATCTCGTGTAAGAACGTAATCAGCGCATCTCTTTTGGTTTTATCGAGCTCAGATAAGACATCGTCTAACATCAGCACAGGATAGGTTCCGTGAGCCTTCCTATGATACACAATTTGAGCCATTTTGAAAGAAAGAATGATCGCTCTTTGCTGCCCTTGGCTA is a window of Bdellovibrio sp. SKB1291214 DNA encoding:
- the gyrB gene encoding DNA topoisomerase (ATP-hydrolyzing) subunit B; amino-acid sequence: MSTEEQQQPASYSADSIQVLEGLEAVRKRPGMYIGDTQFKGYHHLVYEIVDNSVDEHLAGYCKTIKVSINADESITVEDDGRGIPVATQKQTGKSALELVMTVLHAGGKFDGGGYKVSGGLHGVGASVVNALSTRVSVEVQREGHFWRQNYERGKILAPIEKGEETTKTGTKTTFKPDRDIFKDETLTYDFATLANRFRELAFLNAGLHISLSDERTGKKQDFQYAEGVAEFVKYMNQSKKSLHNEVVYFKGEKDEVEVEIAMQWNDSYSESIFTYCNNINTHEGGTHLVGFRAALTRTTNAYATEKNLLKDLKTNLEGEDIREGLAAVISVKVREPQFEGQTKTKLGNAEVKGIVESLVNEKLADWMDRNPSVSKNVIMKCVESARAREAARKARDLTRRKTALDGGSLPGKMADCQERDPALCELYLVEGDSAGGSAKQGRDRRTQAILPLKGKILNVEKARFDKIISSEEIKVIISALGTGIGKDNVNVDKIRYHKIIIMTDADVDGSHIMTLLLTFFYRQMPLVLERGYVYIAQPPLYRAKKGKEETYLKNEAALTEYLLSSGLNNFKIKGKENLPEADLRQLILNIQKLNSLIRVSSKKYDKDVLYFMLSKVADLEKTLGDEGKLKSVLADMTAWVNADPKLGITEFKAEVKPDEATGKPYADIYTVRYADRMTTKFSLDSLRSSEMIELRKIWGEIQGISTLPLTIIEGENEIQFESYNEFYEHVMESTKKGIYIQRYKGLGEMNPEQLWETTLNKENRTLLRVSIEDAVAADETFSILMGEMVEPRRNFIHENALLARSLDV